A stretch of Pseudomonas sp. CCC3.1 DNA encodes these proteins:
- a CDS encoding flavin reductase family protein, whose amino-acid sequence MHDDIHFYEPSQGHGLPHDPFNAIVGPRPIGWISSQDAQGRLNLAPYSFFNAFNYIPPIIGFCSVGRKDSLNNIEQTGEFVWNLATRPLAEAMNQSCAPVGPEVDEFALAGLTTVASRVVSVPRVAETPVSFECKVTQIIQLQRADTALVPSWLILGEVVAVHIAKHLLKDGIYDTAAAEPILRGGGPADYFQLGPEALFKMHRPK is encoded by the coding sequence ATGCATGACGATATTCACTTTTACGAGCCTTCTCAGGGCCACGGCCTGCCCCATGATCCGTTCAATGCGATTGTCGGGCCGCGCCCGATTGGCTGGATTTCGTCGCAGGATGCTCAAGGTCGGCTGAATCTCGCGCCGTACAGCTTTTTCAACGCGTTTAATTACATCCCGCCCATCATTGGTTTTTGCAGTGTGGGCCGCAAAGACAGCCTCAATAACATTGAGCAAACCGGTGAGTTTGTCTGGAACCTGGCCACGCGCCCTTTGGCCGAGGCGATGAATCAAAGCTGCGCGCCTGTCGGGCCCGAGGTGGATGAGTTTGCATTGGCGGGCCTGACGACAGTGGCTTCTCGCGTGGTGAGCGTGCCACGGGTGGCCGAAACACCGGTGTCGTTTGAATGCAAGGTGACGCAGATTATTCAGCTACAACGCGCCGACACAGCATTAGTGCCGAGCTGGCTGATTCTGGGAGAGGTGGTAGCCGTGCATATCGCCAAGCACCTGCTTAAAGACGGGATTTACGACACAGCTGCCGCCGAACCGATTTTGCGCGGCGGCGGCCCGGCGGATTATTTCCAGCTCGGCCCAGAGGCGCTGTTCAAAATGCACCGCCCAAAATAA
- a CDS encoding antibiotic biosynthesis monooxygenase family protein, with protein sequence MPQHTAVSHLTLVRARVGCSAQVHACLKQLIEPSRQTPGCLHFALQHCDNDPLLWHVAGYWESELAMQAYFNSPLMDVFSVLLNQHVIDSLDFQTFNEHASAQMHKQAS encoded by the coding sequence ATGCCCCAGCACACTGCTGTCAGTCATCTGACGTTGGTTCGCGCTCGCGTCGGGTGTTCGGCTCAGGTCCACGCCTGTTTGAAGCAATTGATTGAACCCTCGCGGCAAACGCCCGGTTGCCTGCACTTTGCCCTGCAGCATTGCGACAACGACCCGTTACTGTGGCATGTCGCCGGTTATTGGGAGAGTGAGCTTGCGATGCAGGCGTACTTCAATTCTCCGTTGATGGACGTTTTCAGCGTGCTGCTCAACCAGCACGTGATCGACAGCCTGGACTTTCAGACCTTCAACGAACACGCGTCTGCCCAAATGCACAAGCAGGCCAGTTAA
- a CDS encoding LysR family transcriptional regulator → MDRLIAMRVFVTVVDLGSQSAAADHLDLSRPVVSRYLAELEEWVGARLMHRTTRKLSLTAAGNETLPRCRQLLELADDMQAAVSVPDEAPRGLLRISVSTSFGQAQLAAAVTEYVRRYPDVCIDLQMLDRTVNLVDERIDLAIRTSNDLDPSLIARKLTVCRSVLCAAPQYLREHPAPQQVDDLSQHNCLSHAYYGKSLWHFTAHGEAVSVPVQGNISANEASTLLSVTLAGAGVSLLPTYQAGCHVRSGELVRLLPDAEPLLMNIYAVYASRKHMPATLRSMLDFLAERFTEEPAWDKGL, encoded by the coding sequence ATGGATCGTCTTATCGCAATGCGGGTGTTTGTCACGGTGGTCGACCTGGGTAGCCAGTCTGCGGCAGCCGACCATCTAGACTTGTCACGCCCCGTGGTGTCACGTTATTTGGCAGAACTCGAAGAGTGGGTGGGCGCGCGCTTGATGCATCGCACCACGCGCAAGCTGAGCCTGACCGCCGCTGGCAATGAAACCCTGCCCCGCTGTCGGCAGTTACTGGAACTGGCAGACGACATGCAAGCCGCCGTCAGCGTGCCCGATGAGGCGCCGCGCGGGCTGTTGCGCATCAGCGTCAGCACCTCGTTTGGCCAGGCGCAGTTGGCGGCCGCCGTCACCGAGTACGTGCGGCGTTACCCCGACGTGTGCATAGACCTGCAAATGCTCGACCGCACAGTGAATCTGGTGGATGAACGCATCGACCTGGCGATTCGCACCAGCAACGACCTGGACCCGAGTTTGATCGCCCGCAAGCTGACCGTTTGTCGTTCCGTGCTGTGCGCGGCCCCCCAGTATTTGCGCGAGCATCCGGCGCCGCAGCAGGTCGACGACCTCAGCCAGCACAACTGCCTGAGCCACGCTTACTACGGCAAGAGCCTGTGGCATTTCACGGCTCATGGCGAAGCGGTTTCGGTGCCGGTGCAGGGCAATATCAGCGCCAACGAGGCCAGCACGCTGCTCAGCGTCACACTGGCCGGGGCGGGGGTTTCGCTGCTGCCCACTTATCAGGCCGGATGCCACGTGCGCAGCGGGGAGTTGGTGCGTCTACTGCCAGACGCTGAACCTTTGCTGATGAACATTTACGCGGTGTACGCCTCGCGCAAGCACATGCCTGCGACGTTGCGCAGCATGCTCGACTTTCTTGCAGAGCGTTTTACTGAGGAGCCCGCATGGGACAAAGGTTTGTGA
- a CDS encoding AraC family transcriptional regulator has product MSLLEPPRPALDPALEKQRVELADLIYRHTPDDGSFETGVKALFVSRYSQPSGFSPSLPKPALCIMAQGRKEVRLADEYFAYDPLNYLMVSVSMPISGRVVEVSPEKPILALRLDIDPAEITTLLNEAGPMGVPSRPTGRGLYVEPIDQPMLDALLRLTRLLDTPKDIAMLAPLIRREILYRLLRSPQGYRLYEIASENSQTHRVSRAISWLNGNFEQPLRIDNLAREANLSVSTLHHRFKAVTAMSPLQYQKQLRLNEARRLMLSEGLDASAAGYRVGYESPSQFSREYSRQFGAPPVRDLARLRMSL; this is encoded by the coding sequence ATGTCACTGCTGGAACCGCCGCGACCCGCGCTCGACCCCGCGCTTGAAAAACAGCGCGTGGAACTGGCTGACCTGATTTACCGGCACACCCCCGACGACGGTTCATTCGAAACGGGTGTCAAGGCGCTATTTGTGTCGCGCTACAGCCAGCCCAGCGGTTTTTCGCCCAGCCTGCCCAAACCCGCGTTGTGCATCATGGCTCAGGGCCGCAAAGAAGTGCGCCTGGCCGATGAGTACTTTGCCTACGACCCCCTCAATTACCTGATGGTTTCGGTGTCGATGCCCATCAGTGGGCGCGTGGTAGAGGTGTCTCCCGAAAAACCGATATTGGCCTTGCGCCTTGATATTGATCCGGCAGAAATCACCACCTTGCTCAACGAGGCAGGCCCCATGGGTGTGCCTTCGCGACCTACAGGGCGCGGGCTGTACGTTGAACCCATCGACCAACCGATGCTCGACGCCTTGTTGCGCCTGACGCGGTTGCTCGATACGCCGAAAGACATCGCCATGCTCGCGCCTCTCATTCGTCGTGAGATCTTGTATCGCTTGCTGCGCAGTCCGCAGGGTTATCGCTTGTATGAAATTGCCAGCGAGAACAGTCAAACCCACCGCGTCAGCCGGGCTATTTCGTGGCTCAACGGTAATTTCGAGCAACCGCTGCGCATCGACAACCTGGCCCGTGAAGCCAATTTGAGCGTGTCGACACTCCACCATCGGTTCAAGGCCGTGACCGCCATGAGCCCGTTGCAGTACCAAAAGCAATTGCGCCTTAACGAAGCGCGACGGCTGATGCTCAGCGAGGGGCTCGATGCTTCGGCGGCAGGTTATCGCGTGGGTTATGAAAGCCCTTCGCAATTCAGCCGCGAGTACAGCCGACAGTTTGGCGCGCCGCCGGTACGGGATCTGGCGCGCCTGCGCATGAGCCTATGA
- a CDS encoding LysR substrate-binding domain-containing protein: MKRLPPLPALHTFLITAQCCNFTRAGEQLHITQGAVSRQIAGLEEHLGYPLFYRQARGLSLTEQGQALYPRIEQVFDLIGEAVEHASIRRTPLQIKAPTCMLRWLLPKLMQWQKLRPDVPVELTSSVQHGVDFRREAFDAAVVYSPLPGPKRVGQHLFDELLIPVCAPHLLEGREAINRLSHLEQHTLLHPSRDQRDWAHWLSVAGADASTIRQSQYFDTLDLAMTVAAQGNGVAIGDWSLIGDDLQAGRLAVPFDLKVRTGAAYLLVSSPRSEPAPPLRELMDWLVAQATANPV; the protein is encoded by the coding sequence ATGAAACGCCTCCCACCGTTGCCCGCGCTGCACACCTTTTTGATCACGGCCCAATGCTGCAACTTCACCCGCGCCGGTGAACAATTGCACATCACCCAAGGCGCGGTCAGTCGCCAAATAGCCGGACTTGAGGAGCACCTGGGCTATCCCCTGTTTTATCGGCAGGCCCGTGGACTGAGCCTGACCGAACAGGGCCAGGCGCTGTACCCGCGTATCGAGCAGGTGTTTGATTTGATCGGGGAAGCCGTCGAACACGCCAGCATCCGCCGCACGCCACTGCAAATCAAAGCCCCGACCTGCATGCTGCGCTGGCTGCTGCCCAAGCTGATGCAATGGCAAAAACTGCGCCCGGACGTGCCCGTCGAGCTGACCAGCAGCGTGCAGCATGGGGTCGATTTTCGCCGCGAAGCCTTCGATGCCGCCGTGGTTTACAGCCCGCTACCGGGGCCAAAACGTGTGGGGCAACACCTGTTTGACGAACTACTGATACCGGTCTGCGCCCCGCATTTACTGGAAGGCCGCGAGGCGATCAATCGCTTGAGCCACCTTGAGCAACACACCTTGTTGCACCCCAGCCGAGACCAGCGGGACTGGGCTCACTGGCTCAGTGTGGCCGGGGCAGACGCCTCGACCATTCGTCAGAGCCAATACTTCGACACCCTGGACCTGGCCATGACGGTGGCCGCGCAAGGTAACGGCGTTGCGATAGGTGACTGGTCGTTGATCGGCGACGACTTGCAGGCCGGGCGGCTGGCGGTGCCTTTTGATTTGAAGGTGCGCACCGGCGCGGCCTACCTGCTGGTGAGTTCACCGCGCAGCGAGCCTGCGCCGCCGTTGCGCGAATTGATGGATTGGCTGGTAGCACAAGCCACCGCAAATCCCGTGTAG
- a CDS encoding heme utilization protein: protein MKAQTPFRTGFRAGIYIEFNDCFALFFALFNQINRRSLKPIPAAPTQSRNRSNIMKTQLILAAVLSALAFNTFAADGFDRTQSSTFAEDGYNSTRSATFAEDGYNKTHSATFAEDGYNKTHSATFAEDGYDKTHSATFAEDGYDKTQSATFAEDGYDRTKGASIS, encoded by the coding sequence ATGAAAGCTCAAACACCCTTTAGAACCGGTTTTCGCGCGGGCATATACATCGAATTTAATGATTGTTTTGCGCTATTTTTTGCGCTTTTTAATCAAATTAATCGGCGTAGTCTTAAACCCATACCCGCTGCACCTACCCAATCACGTAACAGGAGCAACATCATGAAAACCCAATTAATCCTCGCAGCTGTCCTTTCGGCCTTGGCTTTCAACACGTTTGCCGCTGATGGTTTTGATCGTACTCAGTCTTCGACCTTTGCCGAGGATGGCTACAACAGCACTCGCTCAGCGACCTTTGCTGAAGATGGCTACAACAAAACTCACTCGGCAACCTTTGCTGAAGACGGCTACAACAAAACTCACTCGGCAACTTTTGCTGAAGATGGCTACGACAAAACCCACTCGGCAACTTTTGCTGAAGACGGCTACGACAAAACCCAGTCGGCGACTTTTGCTGAAGATGGCTACGATCGCACCAAAGGCGCCAGCATCAGCTAA
- a CDS encoding 5-guanidino-2-oxopentanoate decarboxylase has protein sequence MATCGEVLVKLLEAYGVEQVFGIPGVHTVELYRGLAGSRINHVTPRHEQGAGFMADGYARTSGKPGVCFIITGPGMTNITTAMGQAYADSIPMLVISSVQSRSQLGGGRGKLHELPNQSALVAGVAAFSHTLMSAAELPGVLARAFALFQAGRPRPVHIEIPLDVLVENADALLASLPVNIARPGAAPAAVKAMSERLAHAKRPLILAGGGAIDAAPALLQLAERLGAPVALTINAKGMLPSAHPLLIGSTQTLVETRALVAEADVVLAIGTELAETDYDVTFAGGFDIPGVLLRIDIDPDQTVRNYPPAQALVADARLAAEALLARINAQPLPERTADWGATRAARLRTALAIGWDAPTLAQTHFLQTVFDVLPDAVCVGDSTQPVYTGNLTFNPEQPRRWFNSSTGYGTLGYALPAAIGAWLGRCADGRPAGPVLCLIGDGGLQFTLSELACAVEARTPIIVLLWNNQGYGEIKKYMLNRAIEPVGVDIYTPDFIGVAKALGCTALTVEGEAQLRAALASAADRQGPTVIEIDEQHWQQSRAS, from the coding sequence ATGGCGACGTGCGGCGAAGTACTGGTCAAGTTGCTGGAAGCGTATGGGGTTGAGCAGGTGTTTGGCATCCCTGGCGTGCACACGGTCGAGTTGTATCGCGGGCTGGCCGGTTCACGAATCAATCACGTGACCCCGCGCCACGAGCAGGGCGCAGGCTTTATGGCCGATGGCTATGCGCGCACCAGCGGCAAGCCGGGGGTGTGTTTCATCATCACCGGGCCGGGCATGACCAACATCACCACGGCCATGGGCCAGGCTTACGCGGACTCGATCCCGATGCTGGTGATCTCCAGCGTGCAGTCGCGCAGCCAGTTGGGCGGCGGGCGTGGCAAGTTGCATGAATTGCCGAACCAGAGCGCGCTGGTGGCTGGCGTCGCGGCTTTTTCCCACACCTTGATGTCGGCGGCCGAGTTGCCGGGCGTGCTGGCGCGGGCTTTTGCGTTGTTTCAGGCCGGTCGGCCGCGGCCGGTGCACATTGAAATCCCGCTGGACGTGCTGGTAGAAAACGCCGATGCCTTGCTCGCCAGCCTGCCGGTCAACATCGCGCGCCCGGGTGCAGCGCCCGCTGCCGTCAAGGCGATGAGTGAGCGTCTGGCCCACGCCAAGCGCCCGCTGATTCTGGCGGGCGGTGGGGCGATCGACGCGGCCCCGGCGCTGCTGCAATTGGCTGAACGTCTGGGGGCGCCGGTGGCGCTGACCATCAATGCCAAAGGCATGCTGCCTTCGGCGCACCCGTTGTTGATCGGTTCCACCCAAACGCTGGTCGAGACCCGGGCCTTGGTGGCCGAGGCCGACGTGGTCTTGGCGATCGGCACCGAGTTGGCCGAAACCGATTACGACGTGACCTTTGCCGGTGGCTTTGACATTCCCGGGGTCTTGCTGCGCATCGATATTGACCCGGACCAGACCGTGCGCAATTACCCACCCGCGCAGGCCTTGGTGGCCGATGCCCGGCTGGCCGCCGAAGCGTTGTTGGCGCGCATCAACGCTCAACCGCTGCCTGAGCGCACGGCTGACTGGGGAGCGACGCGAGCCGCCCGTTTACGAACGGCACTGGCCATTGGCTGGGATGCACCGACCCTGGCGCAAACGCACTTTTTGCAGACTGTTTTCGACGTGTTGCCTGACGCCGTGTGCGTGGGCGACTCGACCCAGCCGGTGTACACCGGCAACCTGACCTTTAACCCCGAACAGCCGCGCCGCTGGTTCAACTCATCAACCGGCTACGGGACCCTCGGTTACGCCTTGCCCGCCGCCATCGGCGCGTGGCTGGGGCGTTGCGCTGACGGCCGGCCCGCGGGCCCGGTGCTGTGCCTGATCGGCGATGGCGGGTTGCAATTTACCCTGTCTGAACTGGCCTGCGCCGTTGAAGCACGCACGCCGATCATCGTGTTGCTGTGGAACAACCAAGGCTATGGCGAAATCAAAAAATACATGCTCAATCGCGCCATCGAGCCGGTCGGGGTCGACATCTACACCCCGGATTTTATCGGCGTGGCCAAAGCTCTGGGTTGCACGGCGTTGACGGTCGAGGGCGAAGCACAATTGCGTGCCGCGCTGGCCAGTGCCGCCGACCGCCAAGGGCCGACCGTGATTGAAATCGACGAGCAGCACTGGCAGCAATCGCGGGCTTCATAG
- a CDS encoding MFS transporter, with protein MDNSSTLPAGSASSAPLKAKSTSSRIKSIFSGSVGNMVEWYDWYVYAAFSLYFAKAFFPKGDTTAQLLNTAAIFAVGFLMRPIGGWLMGLYADRKGRKAALMASVLLMCFGSLVIALSPGYETIGVWAPVLLVFARLLQGLSVGGEYGTSATYLSEMATKERRGFFSSFQYVTLISGQLIALGVLIVLQQTLTEEQLYSWGWRIPFVIGALCAVVALYLRRGMEETESFKKTKVKPKESAMRTLLRHPKELMTVVGLTMGGTLAFYTYTTYMQKYLVNTVGMSISDSTTISAATLFLFMCIQPLVGGLSDKIGRRPILIAFGVLGTLFTVPILTTLHTITTWWGAFFLIMAALIIVSGYTSINAVVKAELFPTEIRALGVGLPYALTVSIFGGTAEYIALWFKSAGMETGYYWYVTACIACSLLVYATMKDTRTHSRIETD; from the coding sequence ATGGATAACTCAAGCACCCTGCCTGCCGGGTCAGCGTCTTCTGCACCCCTCAAAGCAAAATCCACGTCCAGCCGTATCAAATCCATTTTCAGTGGTTCGGTCGGCAACATGGTCGAGTGGTACGACTGGTACGTTTACGCCGCCTTCTCGCTGTACTTCGCCAAGGCCTTTTTCCCGAAAGGCGACACCACGGCTCAACTGCTCAATACCGCTGCCATTTTTGCCGTGGGCTTTTTGATGCGCCCGATCGGTGGCTGGCTGATGGGTCTGTACGCAGACCGCAAAGGCCGTAAAGCTGCATTGATGGCCTCAGTGCTGCTGATGTGTTTCGGCTCGCTGGTGATTGCACTGTCGCCAGGTTACGAAACCATTGGCGTCTGGGCCCCGGTCCTGCTGGTGTTCGCCCGTTTGCTGCAAGGTTTGTCGGTGGGTGGCGAATACGGCACCTCGGCCACTTACCTCAGTGAAATGGCCACTAAAGAACGCCGTGGCTTCTTCTCCAGCTTCCAGTACGTGACCCTGATCTCGGGTCAGCTCATCGCGCTGGGCGTGTTGATCGTGCTGCAACAAACCCTGACCGAAGAACAGCTGTACAGCTGGGGCTGGCGGATCCCGTTTGTGATCGGCGCCCTGTGTGCGGTGGTCGCGCTCTATCTGCGTCGTGGCATGGAAGAGACCGAGTCGTTCAAAAAGACCAAGGTCAAGCCAAAAGAAAGCGCCATGCGCACCTTGCTGCGTCATCCAAAAGAACTGATGACCGTCGTCGGTCTAACCATGGGCGGTACGCTGGCGTTTTACACCTACACCACGTACATGCAGAAATACCTGGTGAACACGGTCGGGATGAGCATCTCCGACTCCACCACGATTTCCGCCGCTACGCTGTTTCTGTTCATGTGCATTCAGCCGCTGGTAGGCGGTTTGTCTGACAAAATCGGCCGTCGTCCGATCCTGATTGCCTTCGGCGTTCTGGGCACCCTGTTCACCGTGCCGATCCTGACCACCTTGCACACCATCACCACGTGGTGGGGCGCGTTCTTCCTGATCATGGCAGCGCTGATCATTGTCAGCGGCTACACCTCGATCAACGCGGTGGTGAAGGCTGAGCTGTTCCCGACCGAAATCCGCGCGCTGGGCGTTGGCTTGCCTTACGCACTGACGGTGTCGATCTTCGGTGGTACCGCTGAATACATCGCACTGTGGTTCAAAAGTGCAGGTATGGAAACCGGCTACTACTGGTATGTAACGGCGTGTATCGCCTGCTCGCTGCTGGTGTACGCGACCATGAAAGACACCCGTACCCATTCGCGGATCGAGACTGACTAA
- a CDS encoding NAD(P)-dependent oxidoreductase produces the protein MSNIAIIGATGRAGSQLLKEALRRGHRVTAIARHATSKISPHKDVVIKDVDVNDAQALQAAVAGSDVVLSAAHFSTLEPEAIIEPVKKAGVKRLLFVGGAGSLLLPDDTKVIESEDFPEAYKLEATAGGKYLDTLRKEKDLDWTFISPSAEFVEGERTGTFRLGKDHLLVSAEGKSWITFADFAIAMLDEVEAPKHSRQRFTVGY, from the coding sequence ATGAGCAACATTGCAATCATCGGAGCCACCGGTCGTGCGGGTAGCCAACTGCTGAAAGAAGCACTGCGTCGTGGTCATCGCGTGACAGCCATTGCTCGTCACGCTACGTCAAAAATCAGCCCGCATAAGGACGTTGTGATCAAGGACGTTGACGTCAACGACGCTCAGGCGTTGCAAGCGGCTGTTGCCGGAAGTGACGTAGTGCTCAGCGCCGCGCATTTTTCGACACTCGAACCTGAGGCAATCATCGAGCCGGTGAAAAAGGCCGGGGTGAAACGCCTGCTGTTTGTGGGCGGTGCGGGTTCGCTATTACTGCCGGACGACACCAAGGTCATCGAGAGCGAAGACTTCCCGGAAGCATACAAGCTAGAAGCGACGGCGGGCGGCAAGTACCTCGACACGCTGCGCAAAGAAAAGGACCTGGACTGGACCTTTATTTCGCCATCAGCCGAGTTTGTCGAAGGCGAGCGCACAGGCACCTTCCGTCTGGGCAAAGACCACCTGCTGGTCAGTGCTGAAGGCAAAAGCTGGATCACCTTCGCTGACTTCGCCATCGCCATGCTGGATGAAGTCGAAGCGCCCAAGCACTCGCGCCAGCGGTTCACTGTCGGCTACTAA
- a CDS encoding helix-turn-helix domain-containing protein, which yields MTASAPASIPVFKLYGEQQDWLSPDLLHCETISLRSRVHDWEIRTHRHADLCQLLYVHKGRARVEIEGQYHELAQSAIQVIPPLCVHGFQFSPNVEGFVLTLAAPLVAQLQAQLGGSISALQRVASYPAGKDRNYLNSLFSALHSEYVSAQPARDMLLQSLISVLLVWVTRQVIQRREARQIPPRGREYLNLFNQQVEARFREQPSVEQLAHRVGISVAHLNSICRELAGQSALQIIHQRLLLEAKRHLIYTPMTISEVADSLGFVDPAYFARFFRRLTGTSPSGFRADRTDSISPV from the coding sequence ATGACTGCCTCTGCCCCTGCGTCTATCCCGGTGTTCAAGCTGTACGGCGAACAGCAGGACTGGCTTAGCCCCGACCTGCTGCACTGCGAGACCATTTCGCTGCGCAGTCGTGTGCATGACTGGGAAATACGCACCCATCGGCATGCCGATTTGTGCCAGTTGCTGTACGTGCACAAAGGCCGGGCGCGGGTCGAAATCGAAGGTCAGTACCATGAGTTGGCGCAGTCAGCGATTCAGGTGATCCCGCCGCTGTGCGTGCACGGGTTTCAGTTTTCGCCGAACGTTGAAGGGTTTGTCCTCACCCTGGCCGCGCCGCTGGTGGCGCAGTTACAAGCGCAGTTGGGTGGTTCGATCAGCGCTCTGCAGCGAGTTGCCAGCTACCCGGCGGGCAAGGATCGGAACTACCTCAACAGCCTGTTCAGCGCGTTGCACAGTGAATATGTGAGCGCCCAGCCCGCCCGCGACATGCTCTTGCAATCGTTGATCAGTGTGCTGCTGGTGTGGGTCACGCGTCAGGTCATTCAGCGCCGTGAAGCCCGGCAGATACCGCCACGCGGGCGTGAGTACCTGAACCTGTTCAATCAGCAAGTCGAGGCGCGATTTCGTGAGCAGCCCAGCGTTGAGCAGTTGGCGCATCGGGTGGGGATTTCGGTGGCGCATCTGAACAGCATCTGCCGCGAACTGGCAGGGCAATCGGCCTTGCAGATCATTCATCAGCGGCTGCTATTGGAGGCCAAGCGTCATTTGATCTACACACCGATGACCATCAGCGAAGTGGCTGATAGCCTGGGGTTTGTCGATCCGGCGTATTTTGCGCGGTTCTTCCGGCGCCTGACGGGCACCTCGCCCAGCGGGTTTCGAGCAGACCGGACTGACAGCATCAGCCCGGTCTGA
- a CDS encoding MBL fold metallo-hydrolase produces MTVFSTLRRFCLSAVALGFAAHAAAAPAPLTLDVYNPGAEAIFPVSSVLVSGEKDAILVDAQFAKGQAQQLVDKIRASGKHLTTIYISHGDPDYYFGLETLTKAFPEANVLATAPTVEHINQTKDAKLAFWGPKMGADVPNQLIVPQVMQGNTLELEGHELDVVGLTSRQPERTFVWIPSLKAVVGGVVVADNLHVWMADTQTPQSHRQWLGTLKRIASLQPKIVVPGHYLGENDQSMNSVTFTRDYIKAFDEETLKAKNSDELIAAMKKRYPNLGEASSLELSAKVAKGEMKW; encoded by the coding sequence ATGACCGTATTCTCGACTCTTCGCCGTTTTTGCCTCAGTGCTGTCGCTCTGGGCTTCGCTGCGCACGCGGCGGCGGCCCCGGCACCCTTGACCCTGGATGTTTACAACCCCGGCGCCGAGGCGATTTTTCCAGTGTCGTCAGTGCTGGTCAGCGGCGAGAAAGACGCGATTCTGGTCGATGCGCAGTTTGCCAAGGGCCAGGCCCAGCAACTGGTCGACAAAATCCGCGCCAGCGGCAAGCACCTGACCACCATCTACATCAGCCACGGCGACCCGGACTATTACTTTGGCCTCGAAACCCTGACCAAGGCCTTCCCTGAAGCCAATGTGCTTGCCACGGCACCGACCGTTGAGCACATCAACCAGACCAAAGACGCCAAGCTGGCGTTCTGGGGGCCGAAAATGGGCGCCGATGTGCCGAACCAGTTAATCGTGCCGCAGGTCATGCAAGGCAACACGTTGGAACTTGAAGGCCATGAACTGGATGTCGTCGGACTGACCAGCCGCCAGCCGGAGCGCACCTTCGTCTGGATTCCATCGCTTAAAGCGGTGGTTGGTGGCGTGGTCGTGGCCGACAACCTGCATGTGTGGATGGCCGACACCCAGACCCCGCAGTCGCACCGGCAATGGCTGGGCACCTTGAAACGCATCGCCAGCTTGCAACCGAAAATCGTCGTGCCGGGGCATTACCTGGGCGAAAACGACCAATCAATGAACTCAGTGACCTTCACCCGCGATTACATCAAGGCATTTGATGAGGAAACCCTCAAAGCCAAGAACTCGGATGAACTGATCGCCGCGATGAAAAAGCGTTACCCGAATCTGGGTGAAGCGTCTTCGCTGGAGCTGAGCGCCAAAGTAGCGAAAGGCGAAATGAAGTGGTGA